Proteins from one Gimesia maris genomic window:
- a CDS encoding transposase — protein sequence MPRSKRICPAGEVFHVLNRSVARLTLFEKPDDYTAFMQAVEETCQKNPLPIFAMSVMPNHWHFVVRPTTDTQLTEFFQRLSVTHTMRWHAHYETGGSGHLYQGRFKSFPVQTDEHLLTVMRYVERNPLRANLVKKAEEWEYSSAWARQQKQHAPAWLATPKKPALPRNWRALVNKPQTDDELAAVRKSIVRGTPFGGDKWISNTAARLSLESTTRPRGRPRLNKESWHRENGPPRIEFS from the coding sequence ATGCCTAGATCCAAACGAATCTGCCCTGCTGGTGAAGTGTTTCATGTACTCAACCGGTCTGTTGCGCGGCTGACGCTGTTTGAAAAGCCCGACGATTACACCGCATTCATGCAGGCGGTGGAGGAGACGTGTCAGAAAAATCCCCTGCCGATTTTTGCGATGTCGGTGATGCCCAACCACTGGCACTTTGTAGTGCGTCCCACAACGGATACCCAGTTGACGGAATTCTTTCAGCGGCTCAGTGTCACCCATACCATGCGCTGGCACGCCCACTACGAAACCGGTGGCAGCGGTCACCTCTACCAGGGACGCTTCAAATCGTTTCCGGTTCAAACAGACGAGCATCTGCTGACAGTCATGCGTTATGTCGAACGTAATCCCCTGCGGGCCAATCTGGTCAAAAAAGCCGAGGAGTGGGAATACAGCTCCGCCTGGGCCCGGCAGCAGAAACAGCACGCTCCCGCCTGGCTGGCGACACCGAAGAAACCAGCACTACCACGAAACTGGCGGGCGCTGGTGAATAAACCACAGACCGATGACGAGCTGGCAGCCGTGCGAAAAAGCATCGTCAGAGGCACCCCCTTCGGCGGAGACAAATGGATCAGTAACACGGCCGCACGTCTCTCCCTGGAAAGCACCACACGCCCGAGAGGCAGACCCCGGCTGAATAAAGAATCCTGGCATCGCGAGAACGGACCGCCTAGAATCGAGTTCTCTTGA
- a CDS encoding IS110 family transposase: MKDSSSISVVGIDVSKDSLDLFHTINGQQQKIAYQQDSLKLLARQIIKLNATVVMEATGGYEKKLVKYLQSQGIACAVVNPKLIRDFARACGKLEKNDAIDARIIASFGQMMQPRTMGKIDRNREKLKLLATRREQVQSMITQESNRQQQIEDRQIRAFIQRAIQLYQKQLKKLDNEMLKVIEADQTMKQKSEILLSAKGVGPATTANLIAGLPELGQLNRQQIAKLVGLAPLVRDSGKFKGQRRTYAGRSQIRRILYMATLVATRWNSRIKAFYLSLLERGKPKKLAITACMRKFITILNSMMKNNQTWDQNLLAS; the protein is encoded by the coding sequence ATGAAAGACTCCTCTTCAATTTCTGTGGTTGGCATTGATGTTTCTAAAGATTCACTCGATCTCTTCCATACGATTAATGGCCAGCAGCAGAAGATCGCTTATCAGCAGGATTCCCTCAAGCTGCTTGCCCGGCAGATCATCAAGCTCAACGCAACCGTCGTCATGGAAGCCACGGGTGGCTACGAAAAGAAACTGGTCAAATATTTACAGAGCCAGGGAATTGCATGTGCCGTGGTGAATCCGAAGCTGATTCGTGACTTTGCCAGAGCCTGTGGGAAGCTTGAGAAAAACGATGCCATCGACGCCAGGATCATCGCCTCTTTTGGACAGATGATGCAACCGAGGACGATGGGAAAAATCGATCGAAACAGGGAGAAACTCAAGTTGCTGGCAACTCGTCGAGAACAGGTTCAAAGTATGATTACCCAGGAATCCAATCGTCAGCAGCAAATTGAGGATCGGCAAATTCGGGCCTTCATTCAACGGGCGATCCAACTCTATCAGAAACAGCTTAAAAAACTGGACAATGAAATGCTGAAGGTCATTGAAGCCGACCAGACCATGAAACAGAAGTCCGAAATTCTGCTCTCTGCGAAAGGTGTCGGCCCGGCAACAACCGCTAACCTGATTGCCGGGCTGCCTGAACTCGGGCAACTGAATCGGCAGCAGATCGCCAAGCTCGTCGGCCTGGCTCCTCTCGTTCGGGACAGTGGCAAATTCAAAGGGCAGCGCAGAACATATGCCGGCAGAAGCCAGATACGGCGGATCCTTTATATGGCGACCTTAGTAGCCACGCGCTGGAACAGTCGCATCAAAGCATTTTACTTGTCCTTATTGGAAAGAGGTAAACCGAAGAAGCTGGCCATCACAGCCTGCATGAGAAAGTTTATCACCATCCTGAATTCCATGATGAAAAACAATCAGACGTGGGATCAAAATCTTCTTGCTTCTTGA
- a CDS encoding DUF1501 domain-containing protein, protein MLRIEGSASKFCDRIPRRSFLQIGGLAMGGLSLPQLLQAEQQNSQRPAHKSVIMIFLNGGPPHQDMFDLKPEAPAEIRGEFQPIATSVPGIQISELMPRVAGMMDKFSIIRSLVGSEGRHDSFQCCTGHQFRDPKPQGGWPSMGSALSRLQGPVDPAVPPYIDLSQKMAHDPYNIKGPGFLGMAHSPFRPDGEVMSNMTLNQITPIRLRERTRLLDELDTYRRNVDQKLASETSDQFTEQALGVLTSSRLVEALDLEKVDPQVRARYGIDDAKVLGFDPKMGYQALMSRFLQARRAVEAGARMVTCSFADFDYHSDNFGRGRKVIPLLDQGVAALVEDLHERGLDKDVTVIVWGEFGRTPKINEKAGRDHWSRVHAGLLAGGGMQAGQVIGSTDKWAEAAVDRPVHMQEVFATLYHNLGIDAATTTIPDNNGRPQYLLERQAPIRELI, encoded by the coding sequence ATGTTGAGAATTGAAGGCAGTGCATCCAAATTCTGTGATCGTATTCCCCGCCGCTCTTTCCTGCAGATAGGTGGGCTGGCGATGGGCGGTTTGTCGTTGCCGCAACTGCTGCAGGCCGAACAACAGAATTCACAGCGTCCAGCTCATAAATCGGTGATCATGATCTTCCTGAATGGGGGTCCGCCGCATCAGGACATGTTCGACTTAAAGCCCGAGGCACCCGCCGAGATTCGCGGCGAGTTTCAACCCATCGCGACCAGCGTGCCCGGCATCCAGATCAGCGAGCTGATGCCCCGCGTCGCAGGGATGATGGATAAGTTTTCGATCATCCGTTCGCTGGTGGGTTCCGAAGGCCGACACGATTCATTCCAGTGCTGCACCGGTCATCAGTTTCGAGATCCCAAACCGCAGGGGGGCTGGCCGTCCATGGGCTCGGCGCTCTCCAGACTGCAGGGGCCCGTTGATCCTGCTGTGCCCCCTTATATCGATCTGTCGCAGAAGATGGCCCATGATCCCTACAACATTAAAGGCCCGGGTTTCCTGGGGATGGCGCACTCCCCGTTTCGCCCTGATGGCGAGGTGATGAGCAACATGACGCTGAATCAGATTACCCCCATTCGCTTGCGCGAGCGGACCCGACTGCTGGATGAACTCGATACCTACCGGCGGAACGTCGATCAGAAACTGGCCAGCGAAACCAGCGATCAATTCACCGAACAGGCTCTGGGGGTTTTAACATCCTCCCGACTGGTGGAAGCGCTCGACCTGGAGAAAGTCGACCCGCAAGTGCGCGCCCGGTACGGAATCGACGATGCCAAAGTGCTCGGCTTTGATCCCAAGATGGGATACCAGGCGCTGATGTCCCGATTTCTGCAAGCCCGGCGGGCGGTGGAAGCAGGGGCCCGGATGGTGACCTGCAGTTTCGCTGATTTCGATTACCACAGCGATAACTTCGGCAGAGGCCGCAAAGTGATTCCGTTACTGGATCAGGGCGTGGCGGCGCTGGTGGAAGATCTGCATGAACGCGGTTTGGACAAGGATGTGACGGTCATCGTGTGGGGCGAGTTTGGTCGGACACCCAAAATCAATGAGAAAGCAGGCCGCGATCATTGGTCGCGCGTGCATGCGGGCCTGCTGGCGGGCGGGGGAATGCAAGCCGGGCAGGTGATTGGTTCAACAGATAAATGGGCCGAAGCAGCGGTCGACCGCCCCGTACATATGCAGGAAGTCTTCGCTACACTGTACCATAACCTGGGCATCGATGCCGCCACGACAACCATCCCGGACAACAACGGCCGACCGCAATATCTGCTGGAACGCCAGGCACCGATTCGGGAACTGATCTGA
- a CDS encoding DUF1294 domain-containing protein, whose protein sequence is MRSQGKITDWDDEKGFGFISSQNDDSSVFVHISAFSGSARRPQAGDPVSYETAHEENGKVRAENVRFSDQSLTRRLRSAPAVSFTVLFVGFLLVSVYFHRIPWLVLAGYFVASCITFIAYAWDKSAAQRGKWRTAESNLHVLALVGGWPGALAAQRLLRHKSSKQKFLVVFWLTVCLNVAAIGYFVWRGDTGLFN, encoded by the coding sequence ATGCGTTCGCAGGGAAAAATCACCGACTGGGATGATGAAAAAGGCTTTGGCTTTATCTCATCGCAAAACGACGACAGTTCGGTTTTTGTGCACATCAGTGCCTTCTCTGGTTCGGCACGACGGCCGCAGGCAGGTGATCCTGTTTCGTACGAAACGGCCCACGAAGAGAACGGGAAAGTCAGAGCGGAAAACGTCCGGTTTTCAGATCAGTCGCTTACCAGGCGTCTGCGCAGCGCGCCCGCGGTTTCATTTACCGTACTGTTTGTCGGTTTTTTACTGGTTTCTGTCTATTTCCACCGCATCCCCTGGCTGGTGCTGGCGGGATATTTCGTCGCGAGCTGTATCACCTTCATCGCCTACGCCTGGGATAAATCCGCGGCACAACGGGGCAAGTGGCGGACAGCAGAATCGAACTTACACGTCCTGGCACTGGTGGGAGGCTGGCCCGGCGCACTGGCCGCACAACGCCTGCTGCGACACAAATCCAGCAAGCAGAAATTCCTGGTTGTGTTCTGGCTGACCGTATGTCTGAACGTGGCGGCAATCGGATATTTCGTGTGGCGTGGTGACACAGGATTGTTTAATTAA
- a CDS encoding YeeE/YedE thiosulfate transporter family protein produces MFDPIWKLALGLFTGILFGVLLQKGRVAKYQVILGQFLLKDWTVVKIMGMAVVVGAAGIYAVLPTQTVSLHLKPLAWGGIIFGGLFFGFGMAIFGYCPGTGVAACGEGRKDAFAGVIGMLMGAGIYVIAFPPLTAFLKRFGSEGKVTLPQITGTSPWLWIISLILVAVVTVFFSSRNRHEMRTKQMTS; encoded by the coding sequence ATGTTTGATCCTATCTGGAAACTGGCTTTAGGTTTATTTACCGGGATTCTGTTTGGCGTATTGCTGCAAAAAGGGCGCGTAGCGAAATACCAGGTAATACTGGGCCAATTCCTGCTCAAAGACTGGACCGTGGTGAAGATAATGGGGATGGCAGTGGTTGTGGGAGCCGCTGGGATTTATGCGGTTTTACCAACTCAAACCGTTTCCTTGCACCTCAAACCGCTGGCATGGGGGGGAATCATTTTCGGCGGCCTGTTCTTTGGTTTTGGAATGGCAATTTTTGGCTATTGTCCGGGTACAGGAGTCGCAGCCTGTGGTGAAGGACGTAAGGACGCCTTTGCAGGCGTGATTGGAATGTTGATGGGGGCAGGAATCTATGTCATCGCTTTTCCACCATTGACTGCATTCCTGAAGCGGTTCGGCAGTGAAGGAAAAGTTACCTTACCTCAAATCACCGGGACGAGCCCCTGGCTGTGGATCATCTCTCTGATTTTAGTAGCAGTGGTAACGGTTTTTTTCTCCTCGCGAAACCGACATGAAATGAGGACGAAGCAGATGACATCCTGA
- a CDS encoding YeeE/YedE thiosulfate transporter family protein: MNNLFQEKSWPPYLVGAGIGILSWFAFLTADHPLGITTAFEHTAALIEKYAAPALAERNSYFEKESPKIGWEWMLVAGVFIGSFISSKASGDRNAPAVPPLWQQRFGTSKSKRYAAAFIGGTLMLFGARMAQGCTSGHGISGTLQLAVSSWLFTAIFFSTSIGTAFLFFGREGRKNV, from the coding sequence ATGAATAATCTGTTCCAGGAGAAATCCTGGCCGCCTTATCTCGTCGGTGCCGGAATTGGTATTCTCAGCTGGTTTGCCTTCCTGACTGCCGATCACCCACTGGGTATCACCACTGCATTTGAGCATACAGCTGCCTTGATTGAAAAATATGCCGCTCCAGCTCTAGCCGAAAGGAACAGTTACTTCGAGAAAGAGTCGCCAAAAATTGGCTGGGAATGGATGCTGGTCGCGGGGGTCTTCATTGGTTCTTTTATCAGTTCCAAAGCCTCTGGTGATCGGAATGCTCCCGCAGTGCCTCCCTTGTGGCAGCAACGATTTGGAACATCTAAAAGCAAACGATATGCGGCTGCTTTTATCGGTGGAACGTTAATGCTCTTTGGCGCGCGAATGGCTCAGGGATGTACCAGCGGGCATGGCATCAGTGGAACTCTGCAGCTTGCTGTTTCAAGCTGGTTATTTACCGCGATCTTCTTCAGCACCAGTATCGGGACTGCTTTTTTATTTTTCGGACGGGAGGGAAGGAAAAATGTTTGA
- a CDS encoding DUF2243 domain-containing protein codes for MTDHLDRRPLISAGTLLGIGMGGFVDGILFHQLLQLHNMLSAKLPVRDLEARKLAVHLEINMFWDGLFHVFTWVMTAIGIALLWHAVRLQNVPLTTRTFVGSLSLGWGLFNLVEGVIDHHILHIHHVTETSNHLIWDLAFLGAGMGLILVGWYLIHFDNGYKKGET; via the coding sequence ATGACTGATCATCTCGACCGACGTCCGTTGATTTCCGCGGGTACATTACTGGGTATCGGCATGGGGGGTTTCGTGGACGGAATTCTGTTTCACCAGCTTCTCCAGCTTCATAACATGTTATCTGCGAAATTGCCGGTGCGCGATTTAGAGGCAAGAAAGCTTGCTGTTCACCTCGAGATCAATATGTTCTGGGATGGTCTGTTTCACGTCTTCACATGGGTAATGACTGCGATTGGAATCGCCCTGTTATGGCACGCGGTCCGTCTACAGAACGTCCCGTTGACTACCCGAACATTTGTGGGATCACTCAGTCTCGGATGGGGACTGTTTAATCTGGTCGAAGGGGTGATCGATCATCATATTCTCCATATACACCATGTCACTGAAACCAGCAATCACCTGATTTGGGACCTTGCATTTCTGGGAGCCGGTATGGGACTAATCCTGGTGGGGTGGTACCTGATTCATTTTGATAATGGTTATAAAAAAGGGGAGACATAA
- a CDS encoding beta-lactamase hydrolase domain-containing protein, which yields MADNMKINDEVTVGPQPSAEEINQLSQQGFKSVVNFRTEGEDEQPLSPTAEKEKVNDAEMEYLHIPVSMKAMGPELVDEFREKYPQLPKPVFAHCKSGKRAGAMVMMHLAVEEGMGGEETLQKAEAMGFECEQEELRQFVRNYVDQHAP from the coding sequence ATGGCTGACAATATGAAAATCAATGACGAGGTGACAGTCGGGCCGCAGCCTTCTGCGGAAGAAATCAATCAACTCAGCCAGCAGGGATTCAAATCTGTTGTCAACTTTCGCACAGAGGGAGAAGATGAACAACCACTCTCTCCCACTGCCGAAAAAGAGAAGGTGAACGATGCGGAAATGGAATATCTCCACATTCCGGTATCGATGAAAGCGATGGGACCGGAGCTGGTGGATGAGTTTCGAGAGAAATACCCGCAGCTCCCCAAGCCAGTGTTCGCTCATTGCAAGAGTGGTAAGCGAGCCGGGGCAATGGTCATGATGCACCTGGCGGTCGAGGAAGGCATGGGAGGTGAAGAGACTCTGCAGAAAGCTGAAGCGATGGGATTCGAATGCGAACAGGAAGAGCTTCGGCAATTCGTCAGGAATTATGTAGATCAACACGCCCCATAA
- a CDS encoding DUF2892 domain-containing protein, with translation MLPSTVERVPQHTSEAVNAQIRRETEERVAILAAAGREAIDQRLNELNREWDIERTLEANAATLSLAGLTLGATINRKWFLFPGIISAFLLQHAVQGWCPPLPVFRRLGIRTASEIDYERYALKALRGDFDHLKNGSEQLASEQLLQTMRR, from the coding sequence ATGCTTCCCTCAACCGTAGAGCGTGTTCCACAGCATACCTCTGAAGCTGTAAACGCACAAATTCGTCGTGAAACGGAAGAACGAGTCGCTATTCTCGCCGCTGCGGGGCGGGAGGCCATTGATCAACGGCTGAACGAGCTTAATCGTGAATGGGACATTGAGCGAACACTGGAGGCGAACGCCGCGACACTTTCACTCGCAGGGCTAACACTTGGCGCAACCATTAATCGTAAGTGGTTCCTTTTCCCTGGTATCATATCTGCATTTCTTTTGCAGCATGCCGTTCAGGGATGGTGTCCTCCGTTACCCGTTTTTCGGCGTTTGGGAATTCGAACGGCTTCTGAAATCGATTACGAACGCTATGCGCTGAAAGCATTACGTGGAGATTTCGATCATCTGAAAAACGGGTCGGAACAACTTGCATCCGAACAGCTCCTGCAGACGATGCGACGTTAA
- a CDS encoding zinc-dependent alcohol dehydrogenase, whose translation MKAVVFHGVGDIRLDNVPEPKIRESTDAIVRLTSSAICGTDLHFIRGTFPGMQEGTILGHEGVGIIEEVGSDVRNFSPGDRVVIPSTIGCGSCAYCRDGYYAQCDNANPNGKDAGTAFFGGPQGTGPIQGLQAEYARIPFANVGLVRLPDNIIDEQAILLSDIFPTGYFGAHLAEIKPGDTVAVFGCGPVGVFAIISAHLFQAGRVIAVDCVESRLEIARSHGAEVINFEKEDPVETIKDLTGGIGVDRVIDAVGVDALHPHRETADENEKQQQQKYQQEQSKIIQEQNPQGDLWVPGDAPSQALRWSVQSAAKAGTLSIIGVYPPQLESFPIGQAMNKNLTINMGNCNHRRYLPQLVRLVNSGAVEPSTVLTQETPIVSAIEAYESFDQRQAGWMKVELLPAG comes from the coding sequence ATGAAGGCAGTCGTATTTCACGGAGTCGGCGATATTCGACTTGATAATGTACCAGAGCCAAAAATCAGGGAATCGACCGATGCCATTGTCCGCTTAACATCGAGCGCGATTTGCGGTACAGATCTGCATTTCATTCGAGGCACTTTTCCCGGGATGCAGGAAGGAACCATTCTGGGGCATGAGGGGGTGGGCATCATTGAAGAAGTGGGGAGCGACGTCCGCAACTTCAGTCCGGGAGACCGCGTTGTCATCCCTTCCACAATTGGATGTGGATCGTGCGCGTATTGTCGGGATGGTTATTATGCGCAATGCGATAATGCCAACCCAAACGGGAAAGATGCCGGAACTGCATTTTTTGGAGGACCGCAAGGCACAGGGCCCATTCAGGGCCTGCAAGCGGAATATGCGCGAATTCCATTTGCAAATGTCGGCCTGGTCCGCCTGCCAGATAATATCATTGATGAACAGGCCATTCTGCTTTCCGATATTTTTCCCACAGGTTATTTCGGTGCACATCTGGCTGAAATCAAGCCCGGTGATACTGTCGCAGTGTTTGGATGCGGACCGGTAGGCGTCTTTGCCATAATCAGTGCGCACTTATTCCAGGCTGGTCGAGTCATTGCTGTCGATTGTGTCGAATCTCGTCTGGAGATTGCCCGTAGTCATGGTGCTGAAGTAATTAACTTCGAAAAAGAAGATCCTGTTGAGACAATCAAAGACTTAACGGGAGGCATCGGCGTAGATCGTGTGATCGATGCGGTCGGAGTTGATGCGCTGCATCCTCACCGGGAGACTGCGGATGAAAATGAAAAACAACAACAGCAAAAATATCAGCAGGAACAGAGTAAGATTATTCAGGAGCAGAACCCTCAAGGAGATCTCTGGGTTCCGGGAGATGCGCCTTCTCAGGCATTAAGGTGGAGCGTTCAGTCGGCAGCAAAAGCGGGAACGCTTTCCATTATTGGCGTGTATCCTCCGCAATTAGAATCATTCCCCATCGGTCAGGCAATGAATAAAAACCTGACCATTAATATGGGGAATTGCAATCATCGTCGCTATCTGCCTCAATTAGTCCGGCTGGTTAACAGTGGCGCGGTAGAACCTTCGACAGTCTTAACCCAGGAAACGCCCATTGTTTCTGCGATAGAAGCCTATGAATCTTTCGATCAGAGACAGGCAGGCTGGATGAAAGTGGAGTTGCTGCCTGCTGGATAA
- a CDS encoding ECF-type sigma factor, with the protein MSDVTMILSRIEHGNPEAAEQLLPIVYDELRKLAAARLANERPDQTLQATGLVHEAYIRLVDVEQAQQWDSRGHFFAAAAEAMRRILVESARRKSRARHGGKIHRVELNPDLISPPDRCGDLLALDEALHRLELLDERKSTLVKLRYFAGLSMSEAAQALGVSLATTERDWRYARVWLLRELREEQES; encoded by the coding sequence ATGTCTGACGTGACTATGATTTTGTCTCGCATTGAACACGGGAACCCCGAAGCGGCCGAGCAGTTGCTGCCGATCGTCTACGACGAACTGCGCAAATTGGCAGCGGCTAGACTGGCCAATGAGAGGCCGGACCAAACACTACAGGCCACTGGTTTGGTGCATGAAGCTTACATTCGCCTGGTCGATGTAGAGCAAGCTCAACAGTGGGACTCACGCGGCCATTTTTTTGCGGCTGCTGCCGAGGCGATGAGGCGGATTCTGGTCGAATCGGCGCGACGGAAATCACGGGCTCGGCACGGCGGAAAGATTCATCGGGTCGAACTGAATCCAGATCTCATCTCACCCCCCGATCGCTGCGGAGATCTCCTTGCCCTCGATGAGGCACTGCATCGGCTCGAGCTGTTGGATGAACGAAAATCCACGCTGGTCAAGCTGCGCTATTTCGCCGGGCTGTCCATGTCGGAAGCCGCCCAGGCATTGGGGGTATCGCTCGCAACTACTGAGCGCGACTGGCGATATGCGCGAGTCTGGTTGCTGCGTGAACTTAGAGAGGAGCAAGAAAGTTGA
- a CDS encoding bifunctional serine/threonine-protein kinase/formylglycine-generating enzyme family protein — protein MNEESIFAEAIAIDSTEERDQFLDSACGDNLELRQAVQKLLTLSDSAGSFLEHPVLEGPPDFDGVKPITVCGNRFTPDAGSEGALAGITMNQNPQHMSSEAPLSYLEPATREDSLGLLGHYEVLNVVGQGAFGMVLRAFDTKLERIVAIKVLAPEMASMSPARKRFLREARTSARIRHENVVRIHSVEEEPIPYLVMEFIPGRTLQQQIEEHGPLDLRSVLRLGKQIAEGLAAAHAQDLIHRDIKPGNILLEGDMEERVKITDFGLARTVDDASMTQSGMIAGTPMYMAPEQANGQNLDQRADLFSLGSVLYQMVSGRPPFRAPTTIAVLKRVTEETPRSILEIIPETPSWMCELIGHLHAKNPAERFSSAREVSELLERCADDLQAGRIPEIPDPSKTATETPVDVSATRPGRRKVIGQSPLVKIAAAVVIILGLAGFTEATGVTKLASTVIRLTTGSGTLVIETDDSDVKVAINGEEVTITGGGVEELTLRPGEYEVSALKDGKPVNQELVSITRNGRTVVRMSLEPNVIIGNSSGTRSATDWHGWPADAPKPARIPFDDKQAKSHQKAWAKYFSVPVEYENKIGMKFCLIPAGEFVMGSSEEEIQKFLTEARAKKMPDWFMEKIPTEGPQHKVTLTTPFSMGIHPVTRGQFRQFVEATGYKTDAEEDGKGGYGRRDGKWIQSPEFLWNTNLGFDTGQSDSHPVVNVSWNDAMAFCKWLSSEAKGTYRLPTEAEWEFACRAGNPGWFCFGDDQSRLADYAWYGGMGGIGTKPVGQKAKNAFGMFDIHGNVWEWCDDGFALYDAANVIDPVGMNRFQLRVARGGAFSTQPSAVRSARRSDGTPTTRYYANGFRVLLVPESSSQPRDE, from the coding sequence ATGAACGAAGAATCCATCTTTGCAGAAGCGATCGCCATCGATTCAACGGAAGAACGCGACCAGTTTCTTGACTCGGCTTGTGGAGACAATCTCGAATTGCGGCAAGCGGTCCAGAAACTGCTAACGCTGTCAGACAGCGCCGGCAGCTTTCTTGAGCATCCTGTTTTGGAAGGCCCTCCTGATTTCGATGGAGTCAAGCCGATAACCGTTTGCGGAAACAGATTCACGCCCGATGCCGGAAGCGAAGGGGCTCTCGCGGGTATAACCATGAATCAGAACCCACAACACATGAGTAGCGAAGCTCCCCTCAGCTACCTCGAACCGGCGACTCGTGAGGACTCACTTGGCCTGCTGGGCCATTACGAAGTCCTGAATGTCGTTGGTCAGGGAGCCTTCGGCATGGTATTGCGGGCTTTTGACACCAAGCTCGAACGGATCGTTGCGATCAAAGTCCTCGCCCCGGAAATGGCCTCGATGTCGCCAGCTCGTAAGCGGTTCCTGCGCGAGGCCCGCACGTCAGCCCGGATTCGACACGAAAACGTCGTTCGGATTCACTCGGTCGAAGAAGAGCCGATTCCGTACCTCGTCATGGAATTCATTCCTGGCCGGACTCTGCAACAGCAAATTGAAGAACACGGGCCGCTGGATTTGCGCAGCGTGCTGCGGCTGGGCAAACAGATCGCAGAGGGGCTGGCGGCTGCGCATGCTCAGGATTTGATCCATCGCGATATCAAGCCCGGAAACATCCTCCTGGAAGGAGACATGGAGGAACGGGTTAAGATTACCGACTTTGGTCTTGCTAGAACGGTCGACGACGCCAGCATGACTCAGTCGGGGATGATCGCCGGGACGCCAATGTATATGGCTCCCGAGCAGGCCAATGGTCAGAATCTTGACCAGCGAGCTGACCTGTTTAGCCTCGGCAGCGTGCTGTACCAGATGGTCAGCGGTCGTCCACCATTCCGCGCGCCGACGACGATTGCGGTGCTCAAACGCGTGACTGAGGAGACGCCGCGTTCGATTCTGGAGATCATTCCCGAAACGCCATCCTGGATGTGTGAGTTGATTGGTCATCTGCATGCTAAAAATCCTGCTGAACGCTTCAGCTCGGCTCGAGAAGTGAGCGAATTACTCGAGCGGTGTGCCGACGATCTGCAGGCTGGCCGCATTCCAGAGATTCCTGATCCGTCAAAAACTGCCACAGAGACTCCCGTTGACGTCTCAGCAACCCGGCCGGGCCGCAGAAAAGTAATAGGGCAAAGTCCGCTGGTGAAAATCGCCGCAGCCGTGGTAATCATCCTCGGCCTGGCGGGCTTCACCGAAGCAACAGGCGTGACAAAGCTCGCCTCGACCGTGATCCGACTGACGACAGGTTCCGGTACACTGGTGATCGAAACTGACGATTCCGACGTGAAGGTTGCAATCAATGGCGAGGAGGTCACCATTACCGGAGGTGGTGTTGAGGAATTGACCCTTCGTCCCGGAGAGTACGAAGTCTCTGCTCTTAAAGACGGCAAGCCGGTCAACCAGGAACTGGTGTCGATCACCCGCAATGGTCGAACGGTGGTGCGGATGAGTCTGGAACCAAACGTAATAATCGGCAATTCGTCAGGGACCCGATCAGCTACTGACTGGCACGGTTGGCCCGCCGACGCTCCGAAGCCCGCACGTATACCGTTCGATGACAAGCAGGCGAAGTCTCATCAGAAAGCGTGGGCAAAATATTTCAGCGTGCCGGTGGAGTACGAGAACAAAATCGGCATGAAGTTCTGCCTCATCCCCGCTGGCGAGTTTGTGATGGGGAGCAGCGAGGAGGAGATTCAAAAGTTCTTGACGGAGGCCAGGGCGAAGAAAATGCCTGATTGGTTCATGGAGAAGATTCCCACCGAGGGACCGCAACACAAAGTTACGCTGACGACTCCTTTCAGTATGGGCATTCACCCTGTCACCCGAGGACAGTTTCGTCAATTCGTCGAAGCCACAGGCTACAAGACGGATGCGGAAGAGGACGGCAAGGGGGGCTACGGCAGAAGAGATGGGAAATGGATTCAATCTCCCGAATTCCTGTGGAACACGAACCTTGGATTTGACACCGGGCAGAGCGACTCTCATCCGGTTGTCAACGTTTCATGGAATGATGCGATGGCTTTCTGCAAATGGTTAAGCAGTGAAGCCAAAGGGACCTACCGACTGCCTACGGAAGCCGAGTGGGAGTTTGCGTGTCGTGCCGGGAATCCAGGTTGGTTCTGTTTTGGAGATGATCAGTCCAGGCTGGCTGACTATGCGTGGTATGGAGGCATGGGTGGTATCGGCACGAAGCCGGTCGGACAGAAGGCGAAGAATGCCTTTGGAATGTTCGATATCCACGGAAATGTTTGGGAATGGTGCGATGATGGATTTGCCCTCTACGATGCTGCAAATGTGATTGATCCAGTTGGAATGAACAGATTTCAACTCCGTGTGGCGCGTGGCGGGGCATTCAGTACTCAGCCATCAGCCGTTCGCTCCGCCCGGCGTTCCGATGGCACTCCCACGACTCGCTACTACGCTAACGGGTTTCGCGTACTGTTGGTTCCTGAGTCCTCCAGTCAACCCCGCGATGAATAA